CCGACTCGTAGGTTTCGTCGCCGACGCGGACGATCACGGTCAGGTCCGGCGCCAACTGCGTCGCGAGGAGGGCGATCTGAACGTTCACGTTCGAGTCGTCGATGGCGGCGACGAGCGTGTCGGCGCGGTCGATGCCGGCGTCGCGCGTCCCCGTCGACGCCAAAGAGGTCGGCGTCGAGGACGCGTTCGTACTGCGCAGGGCCGTGTTCGACGACGTACTGCGCAGGGCCGTGTTCGACGACGTACTGCGCAGGGCCGTGTTCGACGACGACGATCACGCGGCCGCGCTCGCGCGACCGTTCGGCCGAACATCCCGTAGCCACAGATGATGGTGTGCTCGCTGATCGACGTCCGTTCTCGTTGGTCTTCCACGCGTCTGAGTTCCTCCTTGATCTGCCCGCCGAACGCCGCCGTCAGCGCCGTCTCGCCCGTCCAGAGTACAGCCACGACGAGCGCCACGCGGACGACGATGGCGAACGCCTTGACGCGCTGGACCGGCCCCGACGCGGTCCGGTGGTGGATCGCGATGCTCGACGGATCGAGCAGCCAGAACGCCGCGTCGACGACGCCGACGCCCCAAACGAGGACGAACCCGGCGACGACGACGCCCACGAGCGTCAGGGCGGGGCGAGCGACGCGCTGGAGTAACCACCGGTTCGCGACGATGGGGACGGTCGGCCGGGTTATCACTTGCCCCTGGCGGATTCGACGCAAAGGCGTAGACCTCCGCGCAAACGTTACCGGGGGACTGTCACCCCTTCACACGACGGCAGCGGTGAAGAAACAACTTTCAAGCCACCGGATGACCACCGTGTAGCTATGGATATTGCCGAGATTGCGACCTCCGAGTACATCGAAGTCGACGCGGACGAGCGGCTGGGGAAGGTCCGCTCTATCTTCGACCGCGAGAATCCCAAGGGTCTCATCGTCACGCGAGACGGCGAGTACGCCGGCGTGATCGGGGAACGCGACCTGGTTCGCTCACGGATCGAGGACGACACCAAGGCCGGCGTGCTGATGAAATCCGCCCCCCGCGTCGACCGCACGGAGGACGTTCGCGAGGTGGCCCGCGTCCTCGTCGAGGGCAACACGAAGGTCGCCCCCGTCTACGAGGGCGAGAACCTCTGGGGGATCATTACGGCCGACGCCATCCTGACGGCCGTCCTCGACAGCCTCGACGCGCTGACCGTCGAACAGATCGAGACGGCGGACGTGGTGACCATCGGCGAGAAGGCCCACGTCGGGCAGGCGATCAACCGACTGCGCGAACACGGCATCTCCCGACTCCCCGTCGTCGACGAGGACGACACCCTCGTCGGCGTCCTCACGACCCACGACATCGTCGAGTTCGTCGTCCGCGACGCCGACCGACAGGGTCGCGGCGACCGCCGCGGCGACATCGACCGGATGCTCGACCTCCCCGTCTACGATCTGATGACCAGTCCGGTGCTGACGACGGACGACGACGCGACCGTCGAGGAGGCGGTCCGGCAGATGCTCGACAACGACGTGTCGGGACTCGTCGTCACGGACGAGGGGGACGACGACCGGGTCGGCGGCGTCCTCACCAAGACCGACGTGCTCCGTGCCCTCACCTTCACCGAGGAGGGGCAGATGGACGTCCAGATCACCAACGTCGCCCTGCTGGACACAATCAGCCGCGAGGAGATCGTGCAGGGCATCACCGAGGTGGCCGACAAGTACCAGGAGATGCAGGTCCACCACGCCCACGTCCGATTCCACGAGCACAAGGAGAAGCTCCGCGGCACCCCGCTGATCCAGTGTCAGATTCGCCTGCGCACGAACCGCGGCCAGGTCGCCGGCTCC
This window of the Haloplanus rubicundus genome carries:
- a CDS encoding NAD-binding protein: MNVQIALLATQLAPDLTVIVRVGDETYESVARHAGADDVMIPEVSGGERVSEQW
- a CDS encoding CBS domain-containing protein, encoding MDIAEIATSEYIEVDADERLGKVRSIFDRENPKGLIVTRDGEYAGVIGERDLVRSRIEDDTKAGVLMKSAPRVDRTEDVREVARVLVEGNTKVAPVYEGENLWGIITADAILTAVLDSLDALTVEQIETADVVTIGEKAHVGQAINRLREHGISRLPVVDEDDTLVGVLTTHDIVEFVVRDADRQGRGDRRGDIDRMLDLPVYDLMTSPVLTTDDDATVEEAVRQMLDNDVSGLVVTDEGDDDRVGGVLTKTDVLRALTFTEEGQMDVQITNVALLDTISREEIVQGITEVADKYQEMQVHHAHVRFHEHKEKLRGTPLIQCQIRLRTNRGQVAGSGEGYGADHAFNIAADTLERNVLELKGLIADEQYRGQLLRKLGEL